The Anoplopoma fimbria isolate UVic2021 breed Golden Eagle Sablefish chromosome 10, Afim_UVic_2022, whole genome shotgun sequence sequence GCTTCATGTTGTTGACTCGATAAAAATCTACTCCAGTGAATAATCTTTTTGTACCAAACATATAACTTTCAATTTATACATTATTCTAATTTCCTTGTAACTACTCTGAAGCACTGTTAATTaagaaaattaatttaaaagttcATGTTATGATATTACAGCTAGAATTACTTGTATTCAATCATTATTTGTTCCGTATTTAAAGTTGAATAGTTATGACTCAATGGTTCTAAAATACTGATGATTTTAAAGCTATTCAACATGTCTTATGAGTttggaaaaagtatttcaggaatcaacaatattcattttaaagtgtcAGTAATGAAGCCTGACTGTTCAGTGATGATTCCTGCTCACATGAAGAGAACAAACACATATCATCATGTATGAGGTTTTGGCTTGAAACAAGAAATACTGAAGatagttaacaaaataaaagcttcagaGTCTTcatctttactgtaatatttgaaaCTATGTGACTCTGAAGGTTTAGTGAAAGAGGGTCAGTTAAGATGTTTTATCTTTAGTACTGAAACCTGTCTGTTGCCACGGTTCAGCAGTGATGCctgtctgttgccatggttacagaGCTCAGAGAGGGAAGTGAAACGTTTAAGATCAGTTTCATCCAATCGGATAAAGACCAACAGAACTAGTAGCCTCCTCTGCTGCGACCTCATATGACCTTTATgaacctctctctctgcagtgggTGGAGTCGTCCCCACCCTGACGGTGCTGCCCCCCTccagtgaggagctgcagcaggggaAGGCCACGCTCATGTGCCTGGCCAACAAGGGCTTCCCCTCAGACTGGAGTCTGGCCTGGAAGGtggacggcagcagcagcagcagcagcagcagctgggaggagagcaggagcccCGGGGTGCTGGAGAAGGACGGCCACTACAGCTGGAGCAGCACCCTGAGGCTCACTGCAGACCAGTGGAGGAAGGTGGGCTCTGTGACCTGTGAGGCCACCCAGGGCTCCCAGGCTCTGCTctcagagacactgaggagagaccAGTGTTCCCAGTCCTGACCTGACTCACTGGGACTATTTCCCTCTGATACTGGTGTCAGTCTGTACTCTGTAACTTTttgtctcccttttttctctttctttcactcactcGCTGTCAAAGTGCATGTTTACTTGATAAAGTTTTGTTgctaatttcaaatatttcagctCAATAAAGGACTTTTCATCAAATTAGTTGTTTTCAGATCCAGTGAATTCATCTTAGTTTACGATTataaaattgcttgttttttatattcagacagtaaaaaactaattttatgaTCATTACGTTAAGGTTAATGTTAGCCAGACATGATAGAAGTAAATTCAACCTTCATTCCAGATTACTTTAAGCTTTTTTGAATACAGAATCTGCTTTGTTACTTTAattgcaaatataaaacattttctaacaaagctgattatttaaatattttaaggaAAATCTTCATTTATATCccaaataaaaagtgacatgGTAGAAACTCCCATGTGAAAAAGTTTTTAGAAGTATCGAGAAAGTATAATGAATCTGAATGAACTACAAAGTCTAAGAAGTTAAGATTGAATTAGAATTGTGAAGTAGGATATCATCAGCATATTATATCATCATAGTATCAGTCAAAGCAGTGTGCTCAAAATACAAcataacttatatatatattacaagatgattaaaaacactcaatatgTAAGGTGTGTTGAAAACTTTGCTCTTTGacttaaacataaatcaaaaacatttaaaataacaactgAATAAAGTGAAAATTGTATGATCTGTATGGTGGTTCTCTCTGTGCTGATATGCATGAGAGGCTTCTTAAAGGGAAGTGAAacaatgtgtgagtgagtgaaaaaacatctgacagaAACCCTTccagtgaggagctgcagcattaaaccaataaacattataataacaCACATTAAATCCATAGATTCATTAGAAGCATTGTAAGATTTAATTTCATCTAAAACAATGGTTATTTCTTCTCATGGTCTCATGTGTAGTGTCAGTACAGCCGTAAACCAGTGCTGCTCTCTCGTGGAAATGTTGAGGTACTACACTAGTTTTTAAGtcatgatagatagatagatagatagatagatagatagatagatagatagatagatagatagatagatagatagatagatagatagatggatggatggatggatggatggatggatggatggatggatggatggatggatggatggatggatagatagatagatagatagatagatagatagatagatagatagatagatagatagatagatagatagatagatggatggatggatggatagatagatagatagatagatagatagatagatagatagatagatagatagatagatagatagatagatagtaaaaaaaaaacatttctcgTGTCTTTTGCTTGCAAATaactttatgttttcatgtcatttacatttatttacatgaatcaatatataaaacattttttccctcgtcttctctctctctctcatctttctctGTCCCTCCCCACTTTTAATCATGAAAGCAATATTTCTCAATCTGAACCAGGTAGTTTTAGTCGACTGAATTGAACTAAACCTCGACCACGGAGGTTTGAACCCTGTCTCTTAGAAATAACGTCTATACAgaacattattatttacaactgaaaacactttaaaagagACTTAATGGCACCCCGGTTTAAAGAACACTTTGATGATACTGATTACCGACAATTTACATTCttgctttacaaataaactCGTACCAACAAAAGCATgattaaacttttttaaatcatctttgggttttatttattaagagtTTAACACTCAAAAGCTCAACTCAAAATCACCTTCTTTTCAAAGTGAGCCAAAGTGAAACCAGTGAAAGGAGCACTGAGCAAAGAGAAACATGCTTCATGTGAAATCACCAAAACTGTTCTAACTTCGTGGAGGAAACCTTCACTTGAGCTGTTCAGGCCTTTGAGGGGAAACATTGCGTTTAATGGTGGAAAGTCAACCGTGAGACAGgcctcatttattttattaacatttaactgGAACTACGATCTACAGCAACTATTCTGACAATTGAAGCCTtgattctgtcttttttgtttgttttaagcaaAGAAATCTGAGTCTCAATTATGAATATTGATGTGTTTTCCATGTTAAATGAATGCAAACTCGATATCTTTTGGTTTCGCAcagttggagaaaaaaagacatttttgctgttgatattttaataaactaaacaattatttgagacgataatctgcagattaatcgatgataaaaacaatcgatatttgcataaaataaaaaggtcattttctaggagacagggttgcctGCAGATAGgggaattaaaaaacaatgcttCTTGTATTTGGTTTGGAGTACAGGGCTGGGCAATATCGATGTTGAATCAATATCGTGATATGAGAATAGATATCGTTTTAAGGTTATGGATGTCGTCATTTTGCAGAAGTGTGGTTTTAAAGTCTGCCTTACTTATCAGCTCCAGCTGTTCTTTGATTTGCCTTTACACACTTTGATATCATCTTCTATGGATTTCGAGGTATTTGCTGAAACATATCGtgatatttagatttttctccACATCGCCCAGCCCTGATCTAAAAAGGACTTGTTGGCCAATCTGTCTGctcgtcttctctctctctatctccctccctccctctctttcctccccccctcACTGCTCCCCCTCCTGCTGCTGTCCGTCCTTGTTGATGACGTTTTTGAAGAGCGTGAGCAGCGGCCTCTGGCTGCGCTCGTCCCAGCTCTTCATGAAGCCGCCGTAGCGCTTGCTGGCCGGCGGGCCTCCCCAGCGGAAGTGCCTCATCTTGTAGGTGCCGTCCTTCTTCTCGTGCACGTCACCGGGgagctgctcctgctcctgctcctgctcctgctcctgctcctgctcctgctcctgctcctgctcctgctcctgctcctccacgGCCTTCATCACTCTGCTGGCGAGCTCCCGCCTCCTCATCTCTCCGGGGAAGAGCTCCGCCGACTCTTCCTCCACGCCGTTTGGTGCGTAAACTTTGACCGGGCGGCGCTTCCGACCGACGGGCTTCCCCCAGCGGAAGTGCTCCATGGAGTAGGAGCGCTTggcctgaggagaggaggaggaggaggaggaagaggaggaggagggagataaaagagagaggggaggcagaGACTCGGGGTccgatggaggaggaggaggttggagGTGCGCGTCCCCGGGGATGACGGGCATTTCGTCGGTGAGGTCGGAGCGACAGAGCTGGATGCactcctgcaggaggagaggacggagaggaggatgaagatgtttGGTACAAACGGAGGACATGTTGGACATTTTCAAGGGACTGTCTGTGAAATGTAAAGCTGGGAAATAATTCAACATTCTGTCTGGGTTCATTTTAAACCTGTTTCGAGTTAGaattaagaaatattaaaatctttCTTTAAACTTCAGTTTGGTTTAATGCAGATACAAATATCTTGTTTAATCCATTAAACTTCTactattcatgtttttatttttcttcctgtatAATGTCTTTAAACATTATTGTCATACTTATTAAATGTAGATTCAAATACAATTGATcagtgaaggttttttttttaatgtgcaaaaTATCTTAATTATGACAAATATTGTTTAGAAATCTGAAAATCCTAATAACATCCGGACTCCATCGCACAGACATGAGACTGATATCGATCTTCTCGTATAACTCTCATGAAGCCAATGAGCttgtttacaaaatgttgagaacaaaaactgtgtgtgtgtgtgtgtgtgtgtgtgtatttgtgtgtgtgagtgtgtgtgtgtgtgtgtgtatatgtgtgtgtgtgtgtgtgtgtgtgtgtgtgtgtgtgtgtgtgtgtgtgtgtgtgtgtgtgtgtgtgtgtgtgtgtgagtgtgtgtgtgcgtgtatatgtgtgtgtgtgtgtgtgtgtgtgtgtgtgtgtgtgtgtgtgtgtgtgtgtgtgtgtgtgtgtgtgtgtgtgtgtgtttgtgtgtgtgtgttaccatcATGCTCGTCTCAGAGTTGACATCCTGACAGCTCGGATGTTCCCAGCACTGACTGACATCTCCTCTGGCCACGCCCACCACCGCCAATGCGACCAATAGCCACACAGGACACATTTCTCTGCCGGCCAATCAGAGACAGCAACGCGTACATTGTTATCTTGTagaaatttaaaagtaaaagcttCTCATGCATTACACTACAATTCAACTTCAattgtttgtctttaattttttattttgaaagccccccaaaaaatgtaaagtataaattgtaaatgttaataaattaaattgaaactACTGATATTAAATTACTACTAAaatccatgaaaacaaaacattttaacaacaattaTCTTTTAGTGTATTAATTGTAGGTCCACAGCTAAAACAAATTTACAGCACAGAGAAACACTAAATGTATATGTTTACATCATTTCAAAATAGGAAACAGTTTGGAgtaaatatcaaacaataaaatcctaaaaagaaaattgaaaaaacaaagttgactgaaaaaaagaaaaaatacaaaagaaaatgtcactttaaaataaagtaattatatactaatatatttaaaaatatacaattatgaGTAAAATATTAGCTCAAATAGATGAACAACTGACACAGTAAATTAACGATAAGTATgaatttttgttgttgttgatatttCGCTCTCACATTAATCTATGTTTGGTTGacaagaaaaatatttcaaacacaagaaaactgtTTCTAATTTCCCCTTTTGTTTTCggatgatgaaataaaacaacttattATTGTGTCaatcactttttaaagattattaataactttgtttcatttaaattacttGATGCACATCATTTTAGGTTATGTTATGTATGTTGAGATAATACAATGATGCAAAAAACTCTTTCGTATGACCACAAAATAAGAAGGCAGATAgtattttgatatttcatcattaaaaaattagaatttcacattttcatcacagaaacatgtttgaaaagtttcctctgttctctctaattacaaataaagatgttacatttactttttatttactttttcttatgTTTGCCTTTTATAGAACACTTGTTAATTgctgttttaatttgttaaacAATCAtgatattgtttattattatgtctttgtttttctttatttttaaatctgtccTCCTTTTAGCCTTACACAAGTATAACATAGAAAACATAGAGCTTTAAcataaattgaaaaaagaaaaagataataataaaagtcactCACcgagctgtctctctctctctctgtgtctctgtctctgtctctctctctctctctgtctctgtctctgtctctctctctctctctctgctgtttcagTTCGTTCAGCCGTTGGACAGAGATTTCAGTTGTTCCCCTCCACTTTTTGTCCTTCCAACTGACCAGGCGACTTTATATCCTGTCTGCCAAGgacacccacaaacacaaacacacacacacacacacacacacacacgcacacgcatgaTGATGACGTCATTACCTGAAATCTCCCCATCATTCTCTCATTCATGcttgtaaacacacactgctgcatgaAAATGGACAATCAATGAAACATCATCCCCCTTttccacccaaacacacacacacacacgcacacaaacacacgcacacacacacaaaaagcatcATCATCGTCACCATCATCACTCTCCAATGAAAACTTCCCAACTCAAAAAATCTGAACTTTCCAGGAAAACAAGAGCCACGCCAGCAGCTCGGAGGCTGCACTAATAATTGTTAGGAAAACCAAACTGTTAGAAAGTTTTAGTATAAAGGGGATTTCTTCGTATTTACttccatttttataaaaaaaaatgaaaatgtggcTATAGGGAGAGTtgggagagttttttttacagacattcatgttccccagaggatgaaccccaCTTACTATGGCGATCCTTTGACTATTCGTtcagcgccaccatgaggttttTTCCGTAACTTGTCTCAACTATTGGACCGATTAACATGACATTTGGTACATCTTCccttcaggatgaattgtatAATAACCATTTATTAGCACTATCATCtggtcaacatttcattttgtcccATACTTctgtttatgaccaaatacctgcaaaactaacaGCATTCCCAGCAGCCTCAGCTGTAAAACTGTATTGTGGTAATtagtaaatgttagcatgctaacacgctaacaTCTCAATGTGTCCctcagttgtgtttttatttgcccACTCTGTCACACCCCCACCTCCCCAGGTCCATGCACTGCCCTTCTCCACCTGTCCACCAGATATCCTCACACTCATCCACCTTTCCCGGTCACCTGACTCCCACATCAAGCCCCTCCCCTCCTGCTTCTCCCTCCATCACCTGACCTGCTCACCTGTTGCTAATTTCCCTCATCAGTCCTGCAGTATTTATACCATCATGTTCAGACTGGCAAATAACATTTACTCAGAAACATTGaggattaaagatggaacatgaaaacacatgaaatcagaggaatgCAAGAAAAAACGTCATTACacagatttattcatcaaacatttaattttgtcattaaagctgttttgacaaaaacaaattaatagaTTATTTAAATTTACCGAAAGAAcctggaaaaaatgtaattcaggttctaaaaaatatcaaataaatacccacaaatTCACTTAACATGACATGAAATGACGTCGTCATGATAACGTGATATGTCGGAGCAAAGTGCTCTCCCATTTGTATTTTCACCATTTCAAGCCCTTACGGTCTCTCACACTCCACCATTTACCGGGTGACGTCAGTTAAGTGCCTGAGGGGGTTCAGGGTTTCCAGCCACCTGAAATCTACTTCCTCAAACATTGagccttgaactttgaccctcttgctacATTCCCTCATTCCAAGATTTTCAAATACCGACACTTTGTCACGCTCCTCAACGCCCTTTGGCTTCTGACTTTCAAGTATCTACGATGTAACCCCATCTAAGTTATTTTTTAACTCCAGTAGAAAATGCTGCCTGTtgatgtagtataaaaacagaaaaaaaaaacattgaatgggaggggaggtggataagtcatacaaacacaggactttcaaccaggacaCCAGTGTTCGTGTCCCAACGTTTTGTTGAGTGACTTTAAAGTTACATTATTGATGTTTGGAAGTGTTTTAGTTCATGTTTCACTTATTTGAAGCCCAGCCATGAGGTTTTTCTCAACCTCCCTAAGTGGTTTTGATGcctaaagtttttttaaattcacaatgttaaccacgtgTTTACTGCGACCACAGGAGTTTAACGCTTGCCTACCAAGTTAGAAAGTGCCAAGCGTCAGTATGTTAGGAGTTGGGATGAGAACGTTGCCTGCTCGTCTGTCTCAGCTCTTTCAGCATCCAAGTATTTTAGGATTGTGGGCCTGAATTTCGTGCAGTAGGACTTCCTGGTACACAATGCTGCAGGAGttttgcacttcctgttccctcgtctcaaaatcaatgggtttttggttgGATGCATGGTTGGAAAAAGGTCTGAGGTTAACACAAGCTCAAGAtatgttaacattttgttctaggGTATAAAATAGTTAAATGCCTCTCTGGTGAATTTAAAAGCCGCTACGTGTCTAAATGAGACGCCGACTAGTCCGTCGCCAAACCCTTTGTTGTGTTCAAGggtaacgttagctttttacttctgttcaTTCCATTTACGCTTCAGAAATAAAATTGgattcatttgtgaagattatcttgctgaacaaaatgtgtaaaaatcataaacgtttgtttgccacagagattattttctgctaTAATTGAAAATCCAATGAAAGAATCTCATTGTTTTTTGTAGAAGGAACCAGTGATGTTTACTTCCCAGTTGGCCATCGAAAATCCGCCATTCCTGCTGCACTCTGCATTTAACATACCatgtattgggacatactaaatctTCTTTTGGCACTCTTAAGTATGTTCTTATCCGTTCACACTCATGTCTttctaaaataacttttaaaatgcacaataGTTTTATCTTATTATTGAGTTTTCACCTTGTGACCACAGCAGGTACATATTAGCTGTCTCCTGATATACATCTACGTTGATGTTTTTATAATGACGTTGTTGATTATTTGGTGGTTTCACAGAGGAAACAAATCAACCTTCAAACTCCAAAGCTGGAGGCTCGAGGACGAAAAAACGTAGCAGCACACAAAGGAAAGAAACCCACCATGCAAACCTCCCTCCAGCACTTTACATGTTAAATGTCAGCCGACGCATCAGGCAGATTAACACCAAACCGGCATGTTGTCACAGGGGTGGAAGAGGGGATTCAAACCCGCGGGGGTCAGAGTCTACAGTTACACACCGATCACCTGCTGCAGCATCTTTCCATTCTCTGAGCCCTCTGTGTGACTAATGACGAATCTGAAAGGGGATCGACTTGTTTAACGAACCACCGGGGAAAAGGTTGATGAGGAtcaacttcattttttaaagctctGTGTCTTCCAGGAGCCTTTTTTTAGGGCTGATTGGCGACTAAGGCCCTAACTTTAAGATTTAACATCTAACAGGAGCCTCTCTTTAAAGCTTTAAGACGACTAGGACCCTAAATTTAAGATTTAACTTCCAGTAGGAGCCTCTCTTTAAGGCTGATAAACAACTAGGACCCTAACTTTAGGATTCAACATctaaaataaaccaatattAAAGCTTGAAGACAACTAGGACCCTAACTTTAAGGTACAACTTCCAACAGGAGCCTCTCTTTAAGGCTGATAAACAACTAGGACCCTAACTTTAAGATTCAAAGTAGACGCTAAGTACGCAATCTAAGTTTTCAGacatgactgtcacaaatagttcattgataaaagcactatttacaAATGCTTTAGAACACTTTAGAAATCTACATTTGAGCTGATAATTAGCAGCCCACTCAAATTGTTTGCAGGATATACAACCATTGTTTccttataatacatttttatacttgacatgtttctttacagggtttgtatgaaggcaataaagtagtcaatgaatatgagatatgagtttacagttaattaCAATACATCCTCGGCATTAAGGAGGTTGGTTTGTGGTTTTATGCCGGttacattgaatgtttttttgcttcttcacagttaattttgtttgtacgcccaATCACGCCAAACTGCATCGGTGGTTGGTCGGGAGAGTGGAATTAGAAGCATGTAtctccaaagaggaggaagaaacgTTAATGAAATCAATCATATCTTAGTGATCTATGAAAGATTACCAGATTTTTAGATTCTCAATCTTTTTGTTTGAGCCCTTTTTAAAGTCTGTACATCGAGTCTCTTTCTTTGTTCATGATTCATCTGTCTTTGCACAGTTCACACAAGAAACCAACGCTGATCTGGGGCTTTTGTCTGGGAGATCACAAAAAACTGTCGACATCCACCAAGAATCTTCCTCCAAGACCTTTTTGTTAAagctgtatatttattttaaagctacACTTTATTCTGTAGAATAGAAGGACCAGTTGGTTAGTACTTATTTCCCTTGTTTTGTTCTGCCTTGTtgtacaaaaagagaaagaactttgttgcaaaaacatacattttggtTCAAACTGTTTCTCGATCGAGAACCTAAAGTTAAGTTGTTTTGGTCTCGAGTCTGATTCAGACAAATACTCGACTGtgtcgttttttcttttttctgtcttactAATGGAACAAACTGAGTATCTTCTGGAGGCAGGCAGGTAAATATAAACCCATTAGAGGACTCCCACAGCCTTGAACCTCCATTCAGCccattacaaacacacacacacacacacacacacacacacacacacacacacacacacacacacacacacacacacacacacacacacacacacacacacacacacacacacacacacacacacactctgtagtATGCTCAGGAAAAACATGAAGACCTAATGGCACGACGAAACCAGAACAAGAGCCAACCGATGACATTATCGACACAGTATCAGAAGTGGAGGCACTTTATTCACCAGCTCCTGCCATTAAGTTCAGTCCGTCTTTGTGTCCTTTTGTCTGCActgaacagaaataaaagaatattacatgttaaattaaatcacagtttgtttcagtttacaaAGTTCTAATGTCCAATATCGTCAGTATATCGTTGGTTGTGTTCAACAACttcttatcttattatcttattatgGAATGTAATTAACATTGCATGGGATTAGCAAGTCACTGTTAGCTCCTCTCTTACTCAGCTTTTATAAGCATtctataaacattttaaaatagtaTATAATGTCGTATCTACTAAAATGTTAAAGTGTATAAAAGGgattttttcccttttacagCGTTTACAgcgtttttaattgtttattaaaaCGCTGTATTTGTCAACAATGAAGACTTTTATTATTGCAACTGTGATTTATCATATGATCATAAAATGAGCAGATCAGCACTTGAGTAACACTTCGTCACATTACTCTAAACCCATCAAATGCAATCTATTACCTTCCAGGCCAATGGCTGCCAATCCAGTTAGAGGATTATCAGGATAAGATGTCATACCcggtgcacatacacacactctcaaacacacatacacacacttacacacacaaatagtcTCCTGGCCGTCCTGATGCTTTTCCATTGAGATGAAGTCAGCGTTGTAATGCTGGGACGTTCAGGGCAGCAGGTAGGAGAGCGATTCATGTGTGTTTCAACTTAAATGTAAAATTCATGCAAAGCAAAGGATTTAGATGTTTATTGTTTAAGCTCACTGGCTTTGTTCCCAGTGCTTTAGACACTCACAGTCAACATTAATTCAACTTTCGTTTTGTTGTCAAAGTTGCAATGCCATCGTGTGGTGATAGAGTTGAAAGCAGGGACAGTTCTGAAAACTTTCTTGAAGGTGCATTTAAAGACAAGGAAAACACTAATGTCAAAGGAGAACATTGAAATTCATTGattctgcaaaacacacaaaatgacattcAATGACCATGTCCAATTGCTTGAATTTAGGTTTCCCAGAATCTGAATTTGGTCCTCTCTTAAAGGTTGCAGTTCATCTTACTCTTGAATTTCAATTGTTGGAGCATCCTTGTATGCACCGACAGGGATTGTTTTTATGGACCTGGGTTTTCAATGAACTTTTAGTTTCTtgcatctgttttattttgatttattatttcagaaaatatgaCCCTGGAAACATAGGATCCTAGGACCCTAGAATCCTAGGACCCAGGAACATAGGATCCTGGGAACTTAGAACCCTGGAAACATCAGACCCTGGGAACAAAGGACCCTGGGAACCAAGGGCGCTAAAAACATAGGACCCTGGAAAAATTGGACCCTAGGATCATAAAACCCTAGAAACATAGGACCCATGGAACCTAGGATCCTGGAAACATCAGACCCTGGAAGCAAAGGACCCTGGGAACATAGGACCCTAGGAAAGTAGGATCCTGGAAACATAGGACCTTGTAATCATAGGAACCTGGAAACAGGACCATGGGAACCCAGGATCCTGAGAACTTAGGAACATTAAAACATAGGACCCTGGAATCATAGGACCCTGTAATCATAGGACCCTGTAAACCATAGGACCCTGGGGTCATAGGACCCTAAAAACATAGGACCCTGGGAACATAAAACCCTAGGAATATAGGACCTTGTAAACATAGGACCCAGGAAACAGGACCCTGGGAACACAGGATCCTGGGAACTTAGGACCCTGTAAACCATAGGACCctagaaacataggaccctgGGAACTCAG is a genomic window containing:
- the LOC129096924 gene encoding pro-opiomelanocortin-like, producing the protein MCPVWLLVALAVVGVARGDVSQCWEHPSCQDVNSETSMMECIQLCRSDLTDEMPVIPGDAHLQPPPPPSDPESLPPLSLLSPSSSSSSSSSSSPQAKRSYSMEHFRWGKPVGRKRRPVKVYAPNGVEEESAELFPGEMRRRELASRVMKAVEEQEQEQEQEQEQEQEQEQEQEQEQLPGDVHEKKDGTYKMRHFRWGGPPASKRYGGFMKSWDERSQRPLLTLFKNVINKDGQQQEGEQ